A section of the Nostoc commune NIES-4072 genome encodes:
- a CDS encoding ribbon-helix-helix domain-containing protein — translation MSKRINVTLPDSVLEDLEVWAASQGRPTANLAAFLIEMSIKLAKNSGEFPNNSSVITSKPQL, via the coding sequence GTGAGCAAAAGAATTAACGTTACGTTGCCGGATAGTGTCTTAGAGGATTTAGAAGTATGGGCTGCGTCTCAAGGTCGTCCTACAGCTAACCTTGCTGCTTTTTTGATTGAAATGTCGATTAAATTGGCCAAAAATAGTGGTGAATTTCCCAATAATTCTTCAGTTATAACTAGTAAGCCTCAGTTATAA
- a CDS encoding DUF3865 domain-containing protein: MFVSKIEKFFNENSDSWEVFKGIMCGNPQNLNGEELVRYMDRMIEYTFDIIETEVSPSSLSAPALLHYINELGVFARHNSQFLKFAAAHSMDAVPEMAAEFIRNFLEEGGNVEIPAHYELYSSALLKDLDINIIGHYPIACTSELVQIVDLLSRSHSPSIICGAFYATEGVAIRETKLLRDITNAYAAIRGKTEANLPNLKFYYDLHLDHGVEQGHISGIARFICKYERYGLKLPQICDGFLQGMQAMTMWWTSLQSVENKIDKLQASEFKIPITTNQG, from the coding sequence ATGTTTGTCAGCAAAATAGAAAAGTTCTTTAATGAAAATAGTGATTCATGGGAAGTATTCAAAGGAATTATGTGTGGAAATCCTCAAAATTTAAATGGTGAAGAACTAGTCCGTTATATGGATCGAATGATAGAATATACGTTCGACATAATTGAGACAGAAGTTTCCCCCTCAAGTTTATCTGCTCCTGCTCTGCTTCACTACATAAATGAACTTGGTGTATTTGCGCGACATAATTCTCAGTTTTTGAAGTTTGCCGCTGCACATTCAATGGATGCCGTACCTGAGATGGCAGCAGAGTTCATCCGTAATTTTCTAGAAGAAGGTGGAAATGTTGAAATTCCAGCCCACTATGAGCTTTACTCATCCGCTTTATTAAAAGACTTAGATATCAACATTATTGGGCATTACCCAATTGCTTGCACCAGTGAGCTTGTGCAGATTGTTGATTTATTATCTCGTTCTCACTCTCCAAGTATCATATGCGGAGCTTTCTACGCCACAGAAGGCGTAGCTATCAGAGAGACAAAACTGCTGCGCGATATTACAAACGCATACGCAGCCATTAGAGGGAAAACAGAAGCAAACTTACCAAACCTAAAGTTTTACTATGATTTGCACCTTGATCATGGTGTTGAACAAGGACACATAAGTGGAATAGCTCGATTCATTTGCAAGTATGAAAGATATGGACTTAAACTACCTCAAATCTGTGATGGTTTTTTACAGGGAATGCAGGCCATGACAATGTGGTGGACTAGTTTACAGAGTGTTGAAAACAAAATTGATAAGCTTCAAGCATCAGAATTTAAAATTCCTATTACAACCAATCAGGGATAG
- a CDS encoding cupin domain-containing protein, with translation MKQIFQQDTAPEWTLFPEWWLGEFSEATRGGVEPYLFKNILPSGFPGPEEITNTFRLIQKMRDVNKAHVRIYIGEERRDDLVNKVVESQFFIEESLPDYILRITGEKRFSLILNRLQDWSESLTASVGTFLQSMFIQRGVPLGGSEMVVFAGNYAGTAFGVHRGFEHAFLIHLGPGKKEFHCWSEQLYKKLTGSLEPTFGNYEYLLSHSEKFILEPGDILYLPALVFHVGRQEDFSISIACPLYTYPIKRLIKQIFFNLIEQIPFDETGSSPHQNFTFSTNPLQEFANSVVENILNEWTQTQIPIILDDYWFRLISNGGFDLSEISIDEAGQEIGIVSPMSLEANSTIRLKKPYKICWSSRNCDNVNFQVFLRGHSVSVPYSEEMIRLFKHLNDGDEKTLNDFEGIIEHVKKISQTKGFEIV, from the coding sequence GTGAAACAAATTTTTCAGCAAGATACAGCACCAGAATGGACTTTATTTCCTGAATGGTGGCTAGGAGAGTTCTCAGAAGCGACACGGGGTGGGGTTGAACCCTATCTCTTTAAAAATATCCTTCCCAGTGGATTTCCAGGACCAGAAGAAATAACCAACACATTCCGTTTAATCCAAAAAATGCGCGATGTTAACAAAGCTCATGTTCGTATTTATATTGGAGAAGAAAGGCGGGATGACCTTGTAAATAAAGTAGTTGAATCACAGTTTTTTATAGAAGAATCATTACCAGACTATATATTACGAATAACTGGAGAAAAAAGATTTTCTCTTATATTAAATAGGCTTCAGGATTGGAGTGAATCTCTCACAGCAAGCGTAGGTACGTTTCTCCAATCTATGTTTATTCAAAGGGGTGTACCTCTTGGTGGTTCTGAGATGGTTGTTTTTGCTGGCAATTATGCTGGGACAGCCTTCGGTGTACATCGTGGTTTTGAGCATGCCTTTTTAATTCACTTAGGTCCAGGAAAAAAGGAGTTTCACTGTTGGTCAGAACAATTGTATAAAAAGCTCACTGGATCTTTAGAACCAACTTTTGGTAACTACGAATATTTACTTTCTCATTCTGAAAAATTTATACTGGAGCCAGGGGATATATTGTATCTCCCTGCTTTAGTATTTCATGTGGGAAGACAAGAAGATTTCTCCATTAGCATTGCGTGTCCTTTATATACATATCCAATCAAAAGATTGATTAAGCAAATATTTTTTAATTTAATTGAACAAATACCATTTGATGAAACAGGGTCTTCACCTCATCAAAATTTCACATTTAGCACTAATCCTTTACAGGAATTTGCGAATAGTGTTGTCGAAAATATTCTTAATGAGTGGACACAAACACAAATACCAATCATACTAGATGACTATTGGTTTAGGCTAATTAGTAATGGCGGATTCGATCTCTCGGAAATTTCTATTGATGAAGCCGGACAAGAGATCGGTATAGTCTCACCAATGTCCTTAGAAGCTAACAGTACAATACGCTTAAAAAAACCCTATAAAATTTGCTGGTCAAGCCGTAATTGTGATAATGTAAATTTTCAAGTGTTCTTAAGAGGTCACAGTGTTAGTGTACCTTATTCTGAAGAGATGATTAGACTGTTTAAACATTTAAACGATGGGGATGAAAAGACCTTAAATGATTTTGAAGGTATTATTGAGCATGTTAAAAAAATATCTCAGACGAAAGGTTTTGAAATTGTCTAG
- a CDS encoding AAA family ATPase encodes MGNNQQFSSEYHTASASERLAYYDSYTMAHPYLDIAFETLKPIINDCGDSRIIFIVGPTGVGKTKLRLLIEKWIIESSLSLLEVNKGCIPVASIEARLFSGGLFNFKDHLKRCLYALAEAPELIQNKINYGTSGVYHNPNGQLIIKPAILETELGWALEQALKQRRPKIFFIDEAHHLLAVASGKKLTDVPEAIKSLASLTQVLHGLIGTYDLLTLHDIGDQLSRRSIYVHLPRYNAEFIEDREIWHSVIWNFQCQIPTKEPPDFLSHWEYLYSRSLGCVGILKNWSRNALGEALNEDAPTVTLKHLEKRALSVGQCRNILKHIKQGEARYAEIEGKIEELYQDLGLRCPPISKHQTTSQSEIKSQDIEPKKRKKLVGIRKPRRDSIGSENAV; translated from the coding sequence ATGGGAAATAACCAACAATTTTCATCTGAATATCATACAGCTTCAGCATCAGAAAGACTGGCTTATTATGACTCATATACAATGGCACATCCCTATTTGGATATTGCTTTTGAAACTCTCAAGCCAATTATAAATGATTGCGGAGATTCACGAATTATTTTTATTGTTGGCCCAACAGGAGTAGGTAAAACAAAATTACGTCTCCTCATTGAAAAATGGATCATTGAATCATCTTTATCTTTATTGGAAGTTAACAAAGGTTGTATTCCTGTTGCTAGTATTGAGGCACGTTTATTCTCAGGAGGGTTATTCAATTTCAAAGACCATCTTAAACGTTGTTTATATGCACTGGCAGAAGCACCAGAGCTAATTCAAAATAAGATAAATTATGGAACTTCGGGTGTGTATCATAATCCTAATGGTCAATTAATAATTAAACCAGCAATTTTAGAGACTGAATTAGGATGGGCACTAGAGCAAGCTTTGAAACAGAGAAGACCGAAAATATTTTTTATTGATGAAGCACATCATTTGTTAGCTGTAGCTAGTGGAAAAAAACTAACAGACGTACCTGAAGCAATTAAATCATTAGCTTCTCTCACTCAAGTTTTGCATGGATTAATTGGAACTTACGATTTACTGACCCTTCATGATATAGGCGACCAATTAAGTAGACGTAGTATTTATGTTCATCTGCCTCGTTACAATGCCGAATTTATAGAAGATAGAGAAATTTGGCACTCAGTAATTTGGAATTTTCAGTGTCAAATACCAACAAAAGAGCCACCAGATTTTCTATCGCATTGGGAATATTTGTATTCACGCAGCTTAGGATGTGTTGGTATCCTCAAAAATTGGTCAAGAAATGCCCTTGGAGAAGCATTAAATGAAGATGCTCCTACTGTTACGCTCAAACATTTAGAGAAAAGGGCTTTATCAGTTGGTCAATGTCGAAATATTCTCAAACATATTAAACAAGGAGAAGCTAGATATGCAGAAATTGAAGGAAAGATAGAAGAGTTATATCAAGACTTAGGTTTACGCTGTCCACCTATATCCAAACATCAAACAACCTCACAATCTGAAATCAAATCTCAAGATATTGAGCCGAAAAAACGAAAAAAATTAGTGGGAATTCGTAAGCCCAGACGAGATTCAATAGGGAGCGAAAATGCAGTTTGA
- a CDS encoding GFA family protein: protein MNEYTGGCLCGNIRYKLTGEPIFPHSCSCHMCQRWSGAPIVGWVDFSRASLIFDGPGGYPTLNRTSKTTQRGFCPICGSGICALDDGSEEISITIGTLDNPNLIVPQSQSFPESAPSWFDCTRQGG from the coding sequence ATGAATGAATATACGGGTGGTTGTTTATGTGGAAATATTCGTTACAAACTTACAGGAGAACCCATTTTTCCACACTCTTGTAGTTGTCATATGTGCCAAAGGTGGTCTGGTGCTCCGATTGTAGGTTGGGTTGACTTTTCGCGTGCATCATTAATTTTTGATGGACCTGGGGGTTATCCTACCCTAAATCGCACATCTAAAACGACTCAGAGAGGATTTTGCCCTATCTGTGGTAGTGGCATCTGCGCGTTAGATGATGGTTCAGAGGAAATATCCATTACAATAGGAACTTTGGATAATCCAAATTTGATTGTTCCCCAGTCACAAAGTTTTCCAGAATCTGCACCTTCTTGGTTTGATTGCACCCGTCAAGGTGGTTAG
- a CDS encoding TniQ family protein — protein sequence MQFDKLTLYRSYDLHTPDIPERSVLYFLEPINVGAIECESLISYLIRLAEVHCVTPDKLIKHKIYPFFWGHDDLSGSCKGIVGRTFTNRSHIKLLNFSGWYTSKLVESLEILTLRSDLTCLTMMHWHELITYVYLLRDCKAWCPLCYSYWHQNKLPIYEPLLWSFEPVAVCPQHHYPLITQCPHCNHKLPIIAPNSRTGYCNHCGEWLGNLDKYHIKSDELYHSEIALQSELIKILGSLIAFNTKVFESENGSNHPISVDRKVLRSQPPLPPSSFHEKLYTL from the coding sequence ATGCAGTTTGACAAATTAACCTTATATCGAAGTTATGATTTGCATACTCCAGATATCCCAGAACGTAGTGTTTTATATTTTTTAGAGCCAATTAATGTTGGAGCTATTGAATGTGAAAGTTTAATTAGTTATCTCATTCGTTTAGCTGAGGTTCATTGCGTTACCCCAGATAAATTAATCAAGCATAAAATCTACCCATTTTTTTGGGGGCATGATGACTTATCGGGATCTTGTAAGGGGATTGTTGGTAGGACTTTTACAAATCGTTCTCATATCAAGTTACTAAACTTTAGTGGTTGGTATACATCTAAATTAGTTGAATCTCTAGAAATTCTCACTTTACGTAGTGATTTAACCTGTCTAACTATGATGCATTGGCATGAATTAATAACTTATGTTTATTTACTTCGTGATTGCAAAGCTTGGTGCCCTTTATGCTACAGCTATTGGCATCAAAATAAATTACCTATATACGAACCATTACTTTGGTCTTTTGAGCCAGTTGCAGTATGCCCCCAACATCATTATCCTCTAATTACACAATGTCCTCATTGCAATCATAAATTACCTATCATAGCTCCTAACTCGCGGACTGGATATTGTAATCATTGTGGAGAATGGTTAGGAAATTTAGATAAATATCATATCAAATCAGATGAATTATATCACTCAGAAATCGCATTACAATCAGAGCTAATTAAGATTCTTGGTTCATTAATCGCTTTTAACACTAAAGTATTTGAGTCGGAAAATGGGTCAAACCATCCAATTTCAGTAGACCGAAAAGTTTTGCGATCGCAACCGCCTCTTCCACCCTCAAGTTTCCATGAAAAACTTTACACTCTGTAG